A single genomic interval of Chryseobacterium paludis harbors:
- a CDS encoding TIGR03364 family FAD-dependent oxidoreductase produces the protein MTTKFDLIVVGGGILGTFHAYHALKRNLKVAILEKNSFPQGATVRNFGQIVPSGMDLKWQNFGRESLAIYNELQSQTDLTIRKNGSVYLASNDEELQLINELYEINKKNDYESVLLSKNDCIKKFDGLRSDYCKGGLFFPQELSVDSAEMIIKLHTLLKEKLDLQIFYDTTVIETYEDDHQCTAISSEGTKFNASKIIICSGHEFKTLYPNIFNESDLVVSKLQMLQTKPQGIYSLQGNILTGLSIRRYESFQECPSYSQIKSLEDENSFEKKYGVHILFKQALDGSIILGDSHEYASAKDSDSLGYDLNMEIDEFMINEAKKIIDLPTYEIQRRWFGIYSQCKDKDILEYNPSPNIHIVTAIGGKGMTASGGYSKFNIEKIYS, from the coding sequence ATGACAACAAAATTTGACTTAATTGTTGTGGGAGGTGGAATCCTAGGAACATTCCACGCTTATCATGCTTTAAAAAGAAACCTCAAAGTTGCTATTCTCGAAAAGAATTCGTTTCCACAAGGAGCAACCGTAAGGAATTTCGGACAAATTGTTCCTTCAGGAATGGATTTAAAATGGCAGAATTTCGGAAGAGAAAGTCTGGCAATATACAATGAATTACAGTCTCAGACAGATTTGACTATAAGAAAAAATGGATCTGTATATTTAGCATCTAACGACGAGGAGCTTCAGCTTATCAACGAGCTGTATGAAATCAATAAAAAAAATGATTACGAATCCGTTCTTTTATCCAAGAACGACTGCATCAAGAAATTCGATGGTCTGCGTTCTGATTACTGTAAGGGAGGGTTGTTTTTTCCACAAGAATTGTCTGTAGATTCAGCAGAAATGATCATAAAACTTCATACTCTTTTAAAAGAAAAATTAGATCTACAAATTTTCTATGATACAACTGTAATAGAAACTTATGAAGATGATCATCAATGTACTGCAATATCTTCCGAAGGTACCAAGTTTAACGCATCAAAGATAATTATCTGCAGTGGACACGAGTTTAAAACATTATATCCAAATATATTTAATGAAAGTGACTTAGTGGTTAGTAAACTACAAATGCTACAGACAAAACCTCAGGGCATCTATTCACTACAGGGAAATATACTGACAGGGTTATCTATAAGAAGATATGAGTCTTTTCAGGAATGCCCTTCTTACAGCCAAATAAAATCTTTAGAGGATGAAAATTCTTTTGAGAAAAAATATGGAGTCCACATTTTATTCAAGCAGGCTCTTGACGGTTCTATTATTTTAGGGGATTCTCATGAATATGCGAGTGCCAAAGATTCTGATTCCCTGGGGTATGATCTGAATATGGAAATCGATGAATTCATGATCAACGAAGCAAAAAAAATAATAGACCTTCCTACTTATGAGATCCAAAGAAGATGGTTTGGAATCTACTCCCAATGCAAAGACAAAGACATCCTTGAATATAACCCTTCACCAAACATTCATATTGTCACTGCAATCGGAGGAAAAGGAATGACCGCAAGTGGAGGTTATTCAAAATTTAACATAGAAAAAATTTATTCATAA
- a CDS encoding DUF5690 family protein: MADTIKKNTLVTLKAAFSAFGVYFCMYGFRKPFTVASFEGLAYFGVDYKVLIIIAQVAGYFISKFIGIRFISELKPEKRIFYLFTFIAIAEIALLGFALVPAPYNIIFMFINGFPLGLIWGIVFSYIEGRKTTEIIGLFLCSSFVVSSGFTKSVGKFIMDTFDISEFWMPFTAGLVFIIPLILFGVLLNKIPKPTEEDILLKNKRQPLDKAARIGLIRQFFIPMVCITILYISLTILRDFRDNFNREIWDSLSLKTDSSIFTLTEIPIAIVVLLVLSLMVKVKNNKKAFAYYHYILFAAIAIVGFSTYFFQHHMISPFLWMMFSGLGMYLCYVPFNGIYFDRMIAAFDIKGNVGFLIYFVDSFGYLGSVLILLYKNFGSAQTSWLNFYIHLNYIIVMIVLIFSVIAYLAFKKKSKPKSNNNNQYINFDTSKMI, translated from the coding sequence ATGGCTGATACGATCAAAAAAAACACATTAGTAACACTGAAAGCAGCATTTTCTGCTTTTGGTGTTTACTTCTGCATGTATGGATTTAGAAAACCTTTCACTGTAGCATCTTTCGAAGGTCTTGCTTACTTTGGAGTGGATTATAAAGTACTGATCATCATTGCTCAGGTCGCAGGGTATTTCATCTCAAAATTTATCGGAATACGATTTATTTCAGAATTAAAACCCGAAAAAAGGATCTTCTATCTATTTACTTTTATTGCCATCGCAGAAATTGCATTACTGGGTTTTGCCCTCGTTCCGGCACCTTATAACATCATTTTTATGTTTATCAATGGATTTCCATTGGGACTGATTTGGGGAATTGTCTTTTCCTATATTGAAGGAAGAAAAACAACCGAGATCATAGGTTTATTTCTGTGCTCGAGTTTTGTCGTTTCTTCAGGGTTCACAAAATCCGTAGGAAAATTTATTATGGATACATTTGATATTTCAGAGTTCTGGATGCCTTTTACCGCTGGTCTGGTTTTTATTATTCCTTTGATCCTTTTTGGTGTTTTATTAAATAAAATTCCTAAACCTACTGAAGAGGACATTTTGTTAAAAAACAAAAGACAACCTCTTGATAAGGCAGCCAGAATAGGATTGATTCGTCAGTTTTTTATTCCAATGGTTTGTATTACTATTTTATACATTAGCTTAACCATCCTTCGGGACTTCAGGGATAATTTTAATCGTGAGATCTGGGATAGTTTAAGTCTCAAAACTGACAGCTCTATCTTTACCCTTACCGAAATTCCCATTGCCATTGTTGTTCTCCTGGTTTTAAGTCTGATGGTAAAAGTAAAGAACAACAAAAAAGCTTTCGCTTACTACCATTATATTCTTTTTGCAGCCATCGCAATAGTTGGTTTTTCAACATACTTTTTCCAGCATCATATGATATCTCCTTTTTTATGGATGATGTTCTCCGGACTTGGAATGTATTTGTGCTATGTTCCGTTCAATGGAATTTATTTTGACAGAATGATTGCGGCTTTTGATATCAAAGGCAATGTAGGTTTTCTAATTTATTTTGTAGATTCATTCGGATATCTGGGAAGTGTTTTAATCTTATTATATAAGAATTTTGGCTCTGCTCAGACATCGTGGCTGAACTTTTACATTCATCTTAATTATATTATTGTTATGATCGTTTTGATTTTTTCGGTCATTGCCTATTTAGCGTTCAAAAAAAAATCAAAGCCAAAATCAAATAACAATAATCAATACATCAATTTCGACACCTCGAAAATGATATAA